In Euphorbia lathyris chromosome 2, ddEupLath1.1, whole genome shotgun sequence, the sequence TGAAATTAACATAGGTTGATATTCCATTTGAATCGTGATTGCTTTTTGTTGTTATTGTTTTGACTTAGGATTGTCATGAATAAATTTGAAATGAAAATGAATTACATTTCACATGCACTAAATAACATCTTGAAAATTAAGTCACATTTATAGTTGATTTTCTAGATGATTGCATCATTAGTTAAATTGATTTTCCCTTGAATTCTTTCCTTAAAAAAACGTCAAATCCAACCAGGGtgaaaatttcattgaattgtCATTGCTACTACTAACTAAGGAATATGAGTTGGCCTTTCTCTTTTATAAATGGAAAGAGGCCTTTCTTTTTAAATGACCATaaggtattattattattattatataagaCAAGATACTGCCATCTAAGCTAAAACTCTTTTAAATAATTCTCTCACCTTATCTTATCTTTGTTTTggctccatatatatatatatataaatttcattgatattttttatatacgaattaataaatttattaattataatattagttTAATAATACTTCTatgatatttttagaaaacaaaTCACTTTGTTAATTATCACATTAAATATAATAGACTtcagaaaagaaataaactactcttaaatttttaaaattagtgTTTTAGCACTAAAGAATTTTTCGAAATATAACTGGTTTGAAAGATAGCAGCGCTACAAGAAATCTTTATTCTAAATTGATGTCacttatatatatttctttctGAACATCAATCATTTTCCGACCAATTATCCTGATATATCACTCCAGGAGTATGAGTATAGCAGAAAGTCTCACTTGTTTAAGAATTAGAAAGTTCCCCTATTTCTTTGAATTCCAATCAGGAAAGGATGTATTTTCCCAAATCTCATCTGCcaaattacaaggaaacttaCAATGTTATTATTAGGATTCTCAGCACTTGAAATTTGCAGTCCAAGCCCAGTAGAAACTCAAGTAGATCAGTGGCAGAGGTGAGTTTTGGTTCTTAAATCTTAAGAAGATAGGTCAGTTGCTTAATGAGAAGGAAAACCAATTAAGTATAAAAGCATGATCAATTTAGCCCATgtcaaatttttttatgtatcaattcaatcccgaaatcaaattttaacatacaatcaatttttttatacttaaaatttGTAGAATTTAAAACTCGTTCAATTTATCTATTGTTTGCTATTGGATCCATTTGCccttcaatttatttaaagtgttATACATTGTAATTTATCTAAATctgttaaaaaaatcaaaacttagaAAAATAAAAGCATAATCTATGATTCCAAGTCTTTAGCACAAATTAACCTTTTGTTTTGTACTTCTTTaaacttgaaaaataaaagcataattcataattttaagtctttaaaacaaattaactttttattttaacgtttttataaatttagaaaTTTAATCATGacactttaaataagtttagagcttaaaaacaaattaactttctgcTTTGTACTTCTTTCTTTATaacgtttttatagatttaaaaatttaatcatGATACTTCAATTTTAGGAGGCTAATGAAACACCATGTAAGTTACtcatcaaactttttggacaagtttagagacaactaatgtattaagttttttttttcttttcctttttgtgCATCATTTTATTGTCCATCTATAGCCTAGATATTATAGATGGATGGAagtacttttctttttctttttttttttaaaacgccAGTCTCTTTTACTATGAGGATATATGACCTAAGAAAATGTAATAACAACTTTTACAAGTGTAATTTATTGAGTTGGGAAATCAACCCCAAATTAGCTCCTTACTACTCGGGTCAATCTGAATTTAATTACTGTACAActtgaaaagaaaataaaaaaagttagtaTATTTATTTAGGAAATGGAATGTTAAATAGGATTAGACAAATATTCATATTCTAATTATCAAGAAACAAATCCAGTAATTATAATATTCATATTCTAATTATCCAAGTTAACAgtaagcttcatatatataatgCAGGCAGTAGAATTGAGTCTAAGAAACTAAAACTGAATTTCCGTGAtgctaaaataataataatcatacaAGAAAAACTTTGGTACAAAATTGTACTGGAAATGTTTGTTGTACATTATAAACAATTCGGTTGCAGAAATGAACAAAAAATTGAGCAACATACCATACCGACCGACCAACCTTTTAATGAACAAGCACCAGCATAACCCGCAAAATTTAAATGTGGATGATATATACAAAGTCAACATGGCAATCAATCACTACGGTTCTGACGTCGTATCATCTGCAAATTCAGATTCATTATAATGTGATTTTAGATTCAGTGTCGTTATGTTTTAGCACAAGATGATAAGAAAGAAGAGTAAGAACTAAGTACCTGAATTACTATCTTCATGCACATAGAAACTAGCAGCAACAATTACATAACAAAGTATGAGCATTAGTCCTTTGAAGTAATTAGAGGTTCCTTCCTGCAAAACATACATATTATATTAGATTAGATTATCTATCTTGATTAAAAATGGCCTCCCCTCGCCTCCACCACAACTTGTCAAGTACAAACCTGCAGAAAGAAGGCTACAACTAGTACAGTTATGAAAAGAGTAGCTGTTTCAAAGAGCTGGAAGTTCAAATCCATAGGCTGCCCCATCACCCATCCAACAACCACACAGAAAGGTATCTGCagtaacaacaacaacaataccatatatttcatctaatcaaaCAACCTGCACCCAAACTAATCTTTCATATAAAGTATTAAAACAAAGTTTCAAGGATCAAATTATGAAATTTTTAACACAAGGAAATTcgaataagaaaaattaaattgCAAGATATAATTTCAAAATTGGCATGTCCCCTGACAAGGTGCAATGCTTTTTCTTTGGTGAGAAGGGAAGGGTTCCACATCAAGACAATGAAACATTGGAATTGAGCTCTTCCTCAACTACACGGATACTATCCACAAAACCTATTCTCAGTTTCCCCCCTACACTATTCTTCTCCTAAAGACTCCAATGAAATCAACCCAGAAAGCAGCAGAAATCCAAATTAATGAAGGCCATACGAATGCAGGAAAAATTATATTGATCACTGCAACATAACCTCCATTCACACTCAAAAAGTATCAAAACTAAGCGGGAAACCatccaaaacaaacaaaaactcTCAAGTCCTATACTCATGGATCTCGAATTGCATAAACAACACTTACTGCAAACATGGATATCTGTGTTGATGAGCCTATTGCCACTCCCAATGATATATCCTGCACAGGAACTTACAGTTATATAATAGCACAGGAAAACAGGAAAATATGGGAAGAAATGAAAAGAATAAGATCTTCCTACAAGTTTGTTTTTCATTGCAAACATGATAGCACTTGCATGCTCCGCAGCATTCCCCACAATTGGAAGCAAGATAACACCAATGAACGAAATTGGTATATCCCATGCAAGAGAGCAACCCTGCAGAATAATTATCCAACAGAAGGGGCTAATTAGCAAGTCACTAAGATAAAAACCAACAAAACCTTGATTTTTCAAaaatcttgaagtgaacttatCGTTGACATTCTTTTGAAACATACTTTTCACTCTTATAATCATTGCGAAGACAGATGCTGACCATAAACAAATCCAAAGGATATATATAGGCAACTGGTGATTGCATATTGGTGCCATATCTCAAAAATGCAATTTAAGCAGTCGCATAAATTCTTTAGGTTAGACATACAAGTCTAGATTGTCTCAAAGAAACTCTGAGGTATCCACAAACTTATTTTCTTCCTATAACTTTGCCTAATATGAGGATTAGCTCATGTCTCAAACCTAACGAGAAATTGATGGATGTCCAATTAGCATTTTACTTCACGAAGGCCTATATTAGGAACTTTGACTAAAAAGCAGCATTACCAACTTATGGTAAGGGCTCATAGTAATGGCACAGACTcatggaaaaatgaaaaacatgtAACAGATAGATACCCATGGAAAAGCAAACAGTCACCCCAGATGtataataaatatatcattaagtTGATTTCTGATCATCCGTGGAGGAATGACAGTGAAAGAATTCAATTCTTACCTCTATGGCATCAACCAAGTACTCTGATAGAACAGAGATCCCAGACGTCATTATTCCAAGCCAAACAATTGATTCCCACTTGGAAAGCTCTGGTATTTCATCATCAGCATCGCCATTATCTGCACCCTCCTCATTCTCAGTTCCTTCCTGATTTCACACAGTTTATGACACCAATCCTGGGCCAGAtgctaaagaaataaaagaattttGATTTTAAAAGAACAACCAACCTCAGAAGGAGGAGAATATGTATCTGTTTGACCTCTTAATTGGAAAAAAAGGTAGCAGGCGTACACCACAAGCATAACACAACTGCTAAATCTTGAAAGAGCTAACTCTGACTTCCCATAATGCACCTCTGTGTGAGTATAGTGCAAGACAGCAGGAAAGAGCAGTCCCATTACAGCCATCAACAGTAATCCCGAATTCACAACAGCAGTTGCCTGCATTTTGATCTTAGCTCAGCTATAGAAGAAAAGACAAGATAAAGAGCTGAAAAAACATTATATGGTTGGAAGAAAATCAAAATTGATATCATCATTTACCTTGTTAAAGACCTGTTCCTTTTTATGATGAACAAGCCCGCCACAAAAGAATGCACAGCCAAGCACCAGCAACATGTTTGACAAAATTGAACCTAGTAATGACAACTGAACAACGCGTATCATATGACTTTTCAGTGCATAAATTGCAATAATTAGTTCCGTTGCATTTCCAAATGTGGCATTGAGAAGACCACCAACTGCAGATACCATTCAACATTTCAAaaatttgattaataaaaaaacatgtagATGGAAGCTAATATTGAGATGAAACAGATTATGCTAAACATTCTTACCTGTTGGTCCTGTATAAAAAGCCAGTTGCCTGTATCAGAGCGATAGGAAGGAATATTAGCAGCTAACAACTCATTATCGCATACATATTGAGGGAGAGAATAAATAGTCCTTACTCTGTGGCATAACCTAAACGCTCAGCCAAAGGTGTTATACTCAATAAACTCAGAGTGAAGACCCATCCCTGTAATAGAATTTAAAATGTCAATGAGAACAGACATCAGATAACAATGTCCAACAACATATAGAAAATTATAACTTACACTGTGCCCTGAAAATATGTGGACAAGGATAGCAAGAGGCCCAAAGAGCATAAGCAAATTCAATTTACTAGAAAAAACTACAAGCTTCACACTCCTAAAGACAGTTTTCGTCCATCTCTTACTACCAGCAGGATAACTAGAAGACACAGGTCCAAATTCAGCATGATTAGACTGCATCTTCTGGACTCCCGACTCTGGAATGAAAAGATTCTCCTCCTCAAACTCGTCCACAGAACAATTTTCAGCAACTGAACCCATCTGTTCAAACTCTTTGATTAGAAATAATTATGTGCAATAACAAGCAAATTTTGCAATCAAAGCACAAAGTTAAGCGTTGCTTTCACTAACAGAAAAGATGGGAGAAATAACAGAGGgagcttttaaaaaaaaaagtatagtaCATGAGAGAAGATTAAACATCCTGATAAGAGTTTTCACCATCAAATTTGATCAGAATATCAAAACAGTTTCTTAATAAGATGAAATAAGCAAGTGAGACTTACTTCAACTTGTGATTGAACTCCTACCACTTGTAACTTGTAATCCATCACCCGGATTTATATGGATAAATTTGTTCCCATATCCATGAATGGGATCCAAAGCATAGAGTGGTCACACCAATTTGTCAATCTCAAAAGAATCAGATCCTGGATTTACAAGCCAAGTTAATGCAACAAAACATGACAGTTGAAACCAAATTTCCAGACACTGAACATTCTCTTTAACATAAAACTAACCATCCTAAGTATCTCCTTTATCAAGGCAATGTACTAACCATCCAAGACGGAGGAGCCAATAATAAtagggtaattttttttttttttttttttttgaagttttaTTTGAAAAGTTCCAATAAAAATCCAATATTCTGAAAAGGAGATctaaaagaaagcaagaaatttatacaaaaaagaCACATAAGAAAATGAAACCACAATTTATCCTCTTACAGAATTTCATCCATAAACGGATTATCCAATAACTAAAACCAGAAACCTAGTTGTGATATGAGATCAAAtggcaaaaagcgataaaagaaaagaaagaaagatagaagGGATCTGATCTGAGGAAAGAAACAAACCTTAGAGAGTGGGAGAGGAGAAGGAAGTAAGAAAAGGTGGGAATTGAAATGGAAAAAGCcggaagaagaaaaacaaaatcgAGCAGCACCCGCATATAAGAAAGAAGATATTTTTGAGCTTGGATGAAAGAAGAAGCTGAAAATAGAAATGGAAATCAAATGAATTTCAGCAACGAGACCGTTCCATTGGATTCTTGTATTTTTGGAGAAACTGTCTGTGTTGATAATTGAATTCTCCGCTTATTTCGGGTTTTTCCTATTAATTTAGAGATATCATATTTGTTTAATTACTGTTTCTTACAGATTTAACAACATGCTTAAGTAGTAAATAGATtccaaatatttaaaattaagtaGTAGAAGTTTCCTGGAAGTTTCCCATATTCATAGATCCACGACTTCCCTCACCAGCCTGTtgcctaattttttttgtttacatAACCGgcaaaaccttttttttttttttttagtaaattaaaaagatttagcCAAAGTATGAGTCTACATTGCACGAACACGTTCATTGATAATGGACACGGACACGAAAAGTAGAAACACTATTAATTAgaagtgtccgtgcaacataggtatGAATCATTTCAATAGCTTGTTGTCGCTCGAATCTAACCGAAAAAGGTCATTTTGGGGAAAAAGCGAtaatatctccgagctccgaaCAATCCTTATTAGTGTAAAGAATAGCATCAATAATCAACTTGGAATGAGTCTCGAAGATCACTCTTTGAAAACCGCAGCAAGATCCCAATCTATATCTTATGAGACAACCATAGCCTCACACTGGGTAGAGTCAATCCTTCAACTTCAGTTGGATTTAGTTGATGAGAAGCCACGAGGGACTCTCCTACATCCAATTGTACTAGAAAATGATGGCAGGAGCTTTCGATAAGAAGGTAAAAGAAATCTTTATTACAATCGGAGACTTGGTACTAAAACAAATCAGACAGACACATATAGACCCAATAGGCAAGTTTAGACCAAATTGGAAGGTCAATTCATTGTAAAAAAGATTCTTAGTATATGAGAAGTCAAATTAATAGCTATGAACGGTAACAAGTTCACCAAAGCCTACAAATCTATTCAAGTCTAAGAAATGCTTCtcttgcaaaaaaaataaaataaataaataaataaagaaaaaacttGATAAGTTGAAAATCCATAAAAGGTGCCTATGCAACATTTAAAGACTTTTTAatgagtgaaaatccaaaaatggCGCCTATTTGAAAATTTCGAGAACAAAAtcgagaaaataaaataactaaagCATGAAAACGTGAAAGGCATATTTTTGTAATAGTAACTAGGAGTCTAACCAATAAATAAGTCAAAGTATGTTTTTTAGGTGTTTCCTTTTAGCAAGACAGTTAAGAGTTGTGTATGAAATGTTTTTCGAGATGTAAAGAATACTTGCATCAATAAATGTCACATTTCAAGGGAAAATACTAGTCTTTCacataataaattacatttattaaataaagaaaagaaatctaaaCAGAAAAATATATTCCTCATTTTTCATCTTGGTTCCAAAATCTTGATCTCTCTGCTCCATTGTTGTATTCTCTAGAGCTAATTTCAAACGAAGCATCTTCTTCCTATAATCAACATAAGTTGTGAATTCAAGTCCGAACTAAGGAATATAAGTAGTGGGGGGCCAAGACTCTACGATCCACATCAGTGTAAACAAGCCCGCTAACACATTGTGAGATATGCGTTTTCTCCTTCTAGTAAATTTAGATAGAGACTTCACCTCAATCTTATCAAGGACACCAACCCATCTTTGATGCATGTTTAGATGGAGAGCAAGTCTTGGAGGTTAGTAGCAAGTAGCATAGTGAAGTTCTACGCACCATATGAAATTATGCTTTACACCTATGATAGTCTGTTTCAGTCTATTAAACCGCTTTCAGTATTGAGTATGGAACTCGATTGAGAAATGACTATAGTGATGAGGTTTCTTTTCTTGTTAAAACAGTGCagaataataaattttaacAGAACATGCATGGTAAGAACAGTTTACCTTACATCGAAGAATCGATCTACATGAGTCTCTAAAACGAGATTAGGAGATCACCAACGACGATCCCCTCTACCTTTACATACGCCAAAAACCTCTTAGTTAGATTGCAAGTGTGCTAGCACTTCTTTGATTCATCGTGGAATCAAATCACTCGAGTTCTTGCTTGAAGATGGTGTCTAAGGCTTAATCTTTTTCTCGTAGAGAAAATCTCAGTGTATGATAAACTAGATTAGgattaatattttctaaagttattattttttatttatatttaggtTAAGAATTAAACAATTCTAAttcattaattatttatttcaatta encodes:
- the LOC136218727 gene encoding vacuolar cation/proton exchanger 5-like, with amino-acid sequence MDYKLQVVGVQSQVEMGSVAENCSVDEFEEENLFIPESGVQKMQSNHAEFGPVSSSYPAGSKRWTKTVFRSVKLVVFSSKLNLLMLFGPLAILVHIFSGHSGWVFTLSLLSITPLAERLGYATEQLAFYTGPTVGGLLNATFGNATELIIAIYALKSHMIRVVQLSLLGSILSNMLLVLGCAFFCGGLVHHKKEQVFNKATAVVNSGLLLMAVMGLLFPAVLHYTHTEVHYGKSELALSRFSSCVMLVVYACYLFFQLRGQTDTYSPPSEEGTENEEGADNGDADDEIPELSKWESIVWLGIMTSGISVLSEYLVDAIEGCSLAWDIPISFIGVILLPIVGNAAEHASAIMFAMKNKLDISLGVAIGSSTQISMFAIPFCVVVGWVMGQPMDLNFQLFETATLFITVLVVAFFLQEGTSNYFKGLMLILCYVIVAASFYVHEDSNSDDTTSEP